ttttttttttttttaaattttttgaaaatagataTTCCAACATTCAATGGGACATAAACAGCCTTCTAACCAGGGCTGGAAACACTAATAtagtaaactttaaaaagtaatAAATGTTAACAGGTTTAAAAATTCCGAGCCAAAAAACTCGAATAACCTTTTGAGGGTAATCAACAATCTGAAATTACATCAGAAGGCAAGATTATGTACTAGATTCACGCATTAGCGAAATAAGTGAATCTTTTGATCGAAAATGGGCTGATGTTTAGCCCTTCTTTTTTATCCTTCCGTTTTCTGAATCTATTTTTGCTGTTAGACAGGGACTGTTAGTGGGAAAGCAGAAAACCAAATGGACTGGAGTGTGAATAATgcatttaaaacatttaaaggtaattatatacttatatatagTGTTAATGGTTCTTTTTTGATGGTTTTTCAGTATTAAGGCGCAGATATAATGGGCGGATTGATCAATCTTAAGAGTTAGTGAAGAAAAAACACACACATAGACTTGATCATAATGAATGTGTTCTTCGGAACTCAGGCATGAAGTCATCAACAATGATTTGTACCATTCAGAATAGCTTTTATGTGTTAGAAATTATTCCATACGACTTATCTAAGTTAAGTTTATTTacgatatattttcttaaatgaaacaattcagtcttaatgtaattaaagttaTTACTAAGGGCATCTTTTAATCATCCCTGAAAAGTGGGGGACAATATTTTGGCACTGGACTTGGTTTTTAGATTCCTACCAATATGGTCAGAATTTGGAAACGTTGTGTGGTATTTCATGTGTGTACTTGTTTCTTGGAAGAGTAGTTGTAATTTTCCGAATGGTTTGCTTGTGTATTGCTTATTTGAATGTTGGTTCTGTGCAATCTGCAAAGATAAGATAGTTCATTTTAATGAATGTAGCCTTTCTTTGTGTTCCTGCAAGTAGATTTGGAATCCAAGTCCATGATGGATATGTCACTGATACCAAACATTGACCCAATTGATATCGCTTTGGGTTCTTCTGACAAGGGGAATCCTAATCCTTCAGCAAAGCCAAGAAAAAAGACCATGACATCAGtttatctcaaattttttgAGACTGCTGCTGATGGGAAAAGCAGAAGATGCAAGTTTTGTGGACAGAGCTATTCCATTGCAACAGCTACTGGTAATTTTGATACTATTTCTTGATGGATTACATGTAACAGTTTGGAATTGAGGGATTAATCAGAATGCTTCAAGAAACATTATAATTATTCTGCAAGGAGCAATAGACACCGAGATTAGAATTAAAGAGTTTTATGTTTCCGTAATTTGTTTTGCTCCAGCTTAAGTATTGAGCTTAAATGCATGTTCCTACATGCCGCAAGTCGGCAAGTTCCAATATTTTAGCACCTTTATGTCTTTTCATTTGTGATGAAAAATCTTCTTTTCATTGGAACAGGAAACTTAGGCAGACACCTAAGTAATCGGCATCCAGGTTATGATAAGTCTGGTGATATTGTCAGTAATCCAGCACCGCAGCCTATCACCATAATCAAGAAATCTCAACCTCAGGGGAAACCCCAACAGATTGATTATGATCATTTAAATTGGTTAATAATTAAGTGGCTCATATTATCTTCTCTCCCTCCTTCGACCTTGGAAGAAAAATGGCTGGCCAACTCCTATAAGTTTCTCAATCCATCTATTCAACTATGGCCTGCTGAAAAGTATAAAGCAGTTTTTCGGGAAGTTTTCAGAAGCATGCAGGAAGATGTAAGAGCCTCTTTGGAAAATGTTTCATCCAAGATCTCAGTCACTCTTGATTTCTGGAATTCCTAcgatcaaatttcttttatgaGTGTTACATGCCAGTGGATCGATGAAAGCTGGTCCTTCCAGAAGGTGCTTCTCGATATCTCTCACATACCTTATCCCTGTGGAGGTCTTGAGATCTTTCACTCTATTGTGAAAGTTCTTAAGATGTATAACATAGAAAGTAGAATACTTTCATGTACCCATGATAACAGCCAAGATGCTGTGCATGCCTGTCATGCTTTGAAAGAGCATTTGGATGGTCAGAAAGTTGGGCCTTTCTGTTATATTCCTTGTGCTGCGCGTACGCTAAACCTGATCATAGATGATGGATTAAGGCCTACAAAATCAATAATTGCAAAAGTTCGGGAGTTTGTACTAGAATTAAATGCCTGCTTGGATATCTCTGAGGAATTTGTTCAATTTACTACAGTTTATCAAGAAGGTAACTGGAAATTTCCACTTGATGCTTCAGTAAGGTGGAGTGGAAATTATCAGATGCTCGATATAGTACACAAGGTAATTTATCTCATATCTAGATATTTCCATCATGCTGAAATAATGTCCATGATTTGTGGTTTTTTCTTAACCCTTTTTAGGCTTTCACACATAAGCAAATCCCTCGTTGAAGGGAGGGAGATGAACAATAACCATCTCCTCTCTGACTAAATCCATTCTGAACAGAAACAAAGAGAACTAAGAAACTGCATTTTCTGGTTTCAAGACTTGATGAAAGAACCAGGACTAGTGTGTGCGTTTTTCCTTCACTTCCTTATGAaacttttcatttcatttatcTTGAGCATGCATAGTACACATGCCTTCGACAGAGCGTAAGCTTGTTGCATATTTCTGGTTCAGGAgttgaaatagaaga
This DNA window, taken from Benincasa hispida cultivar B227 chromosome 6, ASM972705v1, whole genome shotgun sequence, encodes the following:
- the LOC120080163 gene encoding uncharacterized protein LOC120080163 isoform X1, with translation MYFGTGTVSGKAENQMDWSVNNAFKTFKDLESKSMMDMSLIPNIDPIDIALGSSDKGNPNPSAKPRKKTMTSVYLKFFETAADGKSRRCKFCGQSYSIATATGNLGRHLSNRHPGYDKSGDIVSNPAPQPITIIKKSQPQGKPQQIDYDHLNWLIIKWLILSSLPPSTLEEKWLANSYKFLNPSIQLWPAEKYKAVFREVFRSMQEDVRASLENVSSKISVTLDFWNSYDQISFMSVTCQWIDESWSFQKVLLDISHIPYPCGGLEIFHSIVKVLKMYNIESRILSCTHDNSQDAVHACHALKEHLDGQKVGPFCYIPCAARTLNLIIDDGLRPTKSIIAKVREFVLELNACLDISEEFVQFTTVYQEGNWKFPLDASVRWSGNYQMLDIVHKAGKSMEAVTRKYEETLGSKMLLNSAEKNVVNIVHQFLEPFYKTTNNICTNKVATVGLVLFFMDHISETIAACRDSRHNPDWLKGAAEDMAKKAKNYSHQVCNIFTYMTAILDPRIKGELIPESLNSGNHLEEARSYFMRYYSSNHFPSVTSGYSAQEIEDGGSVSFAEEIARKKRRASMSNATDELTQYLSEPPAPIPTDVLEWWKVNSTRYPRLSVMARDFLAVQATSLAPEELFCGRGDDIDKQRYCMPHDSTPALLCIKSWIQSGFKLKYKSSEIDYERLMELAATSTVDSSTSGSDKKTK
- the LOC120080163 gene encoding uncharacterized protein LOC120080163 isoform X2, which encodes MDWSVNNAFKTFKDLESKSMMDMSLIPNIDPIDIALGSSDKGNPNPSAKPRKKTMTSVYLKFFETAADGKSRRCKFCGQSYSIATATGNLGRHLSNRHPGYDKSGDIVSNPAPQPITIIKKSQPQGKPQQIDYDHLNWLIIKWLILSSLPPSTLEEKWLANSYKFLNPSIQLWPAEKYKAVFREVFRSMQEDVRASLENVSSKISVTLDFWNSYDQISFMSVTCQWIDESWSFQKVLLDISHIPYPCGGLEIFHSIVKVLKMYNIESRILSCTHDNSQDAVHACHALKEHLDGQKVGPFCYIPCAARTLNLIIDDGLRPTKSIIAKVREFVLELNACLDISEEFVQFTTVYQEGNWKFPLDASVRWSGNYQMLDIVHKAGKSMEAVTRKYEETLGSKMLLNSAEKNVVNIVHQFLEPFYKTTNNICTNKVATVGLVLFFMDHISETIAACRDSRHNPDWLKGAAEDMAKKAKNYSHQVCNIFTYMTAILDPRIKGELIPESLNSGNHLEEARSYFMRYYSSNHFPSVTSGYSAQEIEDGGSVSFAEEIARKKRRASMSNATDELTQYLSEPPAPIPTDVLEWWKVNSTRYPRLSVMARDFLAVQATSLAPEELFCGRGDDIDKQRYCMPHDSTPALLCIKSWIQSGFKLKYKSSEIDYERLMELAATSTVDSSTSGSDKKTK
- the LOC120080163 gene encoding uncharacterized protein LOC120080163 isoform X3; amino-acid sequence: MMDMSLIPNIDPIDIALGSSDKGNPNPSAKPRKKTMTSVYLKFFETAADGKSRRCKFCGQSYSIATATGNLGRHLSNRHPGYDKSGDIVSNPAPQPITIIKKSQPQGKPQQIDYDHLNWLIIKWLILSSLPPSTLEEKWLANSYKFLNPSIQLWPAEKYKAVFREVFRSMQEDVRASLENVSSKISVTLDFWNSYDQISFMSVTCQWIDESWSFQKVLLDISHIPYPCGGLEIFHSIVKVLKMYNIESRILSCTHDNSQDAVHACHALKEHLDGQKVGPFCYIPCAARTLNLIIDDGLRPTKSIIAKVREFVLELNACLDISEEFVQFTTVYQEGNWKFPLDASVRWSGNYQMLDIVHKAGKSMEAVTRKYEETLGSKMLLNSAEKNVVNIVHQFLEPFYKTTNNICTNKVATVGLVLFFMDHISETIAACRDSRHNPDWLKGAAEDMAKKAKNYSHQVCNIFTYMTAILDPRIKGELIPESLNSGNHLEEARSYFMRYYSSNHFPSVTSGYSAQEIEDGGSVSFAEEIARKKRRASMSNATDELTQYLSEPPAPIPTDVLEWWKVNSTRYPRLSVMARDFLAVQATSLAPEELFCGRGDDIDKQRYCMPHDSTPALLCIKSWIQSGFKLKYKSSEIDYERLMELAATSTVDSSTSGSDKKTK